A region from the Lentisphaera profundi genome encodes:
- a CDS encoding efflux RND transporter permease subunit produces the protein MLNKIISFALKNRIFVVCAALLISGAGFFIAKDMPIDVLPDLNRPTVVIMTEAHAMVPEDVEQLVTLPLEQILNGATGVENVMSTSGLGLSVIKVQFAWGTDIYRNRQIVMEKLPLAKSRLPAGIEPIMAPISSIMGQIQIIGINSKSGKHSPSDIRALADYQIKYDLLSIPGVSKVIIGGGSAKQLQAIIDAEKLRSFGVSILDVETAITKNNANSSGAFINLGTKAPAITVRGFIKSKEDLEKVVVKADDLRPVLLKDVATVQFGPSAIKIGEAGINGTPGVLMVIMKQPGYDTVKLTEQIEERLKMLSSSLDSDLEINTELFKQSIFIERAIDNVMEAVRDGGIMVVIILFIFLMNWRITFITLTAIPLSMALTVLVFSIFDVSINTMTLGGIAVAIGALVDDAIVDVENVFRRLKENHLKDISLRENALSVIFKASSEVRKPIVIGTLLVMVVYLPLFFLTGMEGKLFTPIGASYIISVLASLFVSLTVTPVLCYFLLPNSLSKSSDKETFVVRTLKVIVAKVIAVSIRRAKTVLVLLVIALGISIAFLLTRGTQFLPPFNEGVAQVNLVLPPDTGLDTSNAYGLRLEKLLTGINGIKNVTRRTGRSEGDEHAEGVNTSEIIISFDPKVERQPEDIIAEIRQEIDAEFPGVAYAIDQPLAHLLSAMLSGVKAQVAVKIFGPDLNILRSLAKDVEQVLKPVDGVKDLIVEPQVLIPNISIEPKRDSLALHSLSVDDVGKTVELSLGGETVSRFIQGQFTYPIILRLKEENRQSLDDIRNLYVRKDNGELIRLADLADVKQTLSSNNIKHENVGRRIIVQHNVAGRSLGEVVADVDVALESVRERIKGLKGYSLRISGQFEAQRKATKRILLLSIVSLLCMVLILYMHFKSINLSLQVMISIPMAFLGAVTYLAISKQTLSVATLVGLISLGGIAARNAILLLDHYIHLCRKEQIKFTPELIIQAGQERMVPVIMTALTSGIALIPLALAPGQPGKEILYPVATVIIGGLISSTILEFIVSPAAFWLFGKKAAEKTADPEKIDFDFK, from the coding sequence TGGTGCCTGAAGACGTAGAACAACTTGTCACTCTTCCCCTGGAACAGATTTTGAATGGTGCCACAGGAGTTGAGAATGTGATGTCCACTTCTGGTTTAGGTTTGTCAGTGATCAAAGTTCAATTTGCTTGGGGTACCGATATCTACCGCAACCGACAAATCGTCATGGAGAAACTCCCCCTCGCGAAATCTCGCTTGCCTGCAGGTATTGAGCCAATTATGGCTCCGATATCCTCTATCATGGGCCAGATCCAAATTATCGGTATCAATAGTAAAAGTGGCAAACACTCTCCTTCTGATATCCGCGCATTAGCTGATTATCAAATCAAATATGATCTACTGTCTATCCCAGGAGTTTCGAAGGTTATCATTGGTGGCGGTTCAGCCAAACAATTACAAGCCATTATTGATGCGGAAAAACTACGGAGCTTTGGTGTTAGCATCTTAGATGTAGAAACAGCCATTACCAAAAACAACGCCAATAGTAGCGGAGCATTTATTAATTTAGGGACAAAAGCCCCCGCCATTACTGTGCGCGGCTTCATTAAAAGCAAAGAAGATTTAGAGAAGGTTGTCGTCAAAGCCGATGATCTACGCCCTGTGCTTTTAAAAGATGTTGCCACAGTACAATTTGGTCCATCCGCCATAAAAATTGGCGAAGCGGGCATCAATGGCACTCCTGGTGTTTTAATGGTTATCATGAAGCAACCAGGTTACGACACAGTCAAACTCACTGAGCAAATTGAAGAACGTCTGAAAATGCTCTCTTCAAGCCTTGATAGTGATTTGGAAATAAACACTGAATTATTTAAGCAATCGATCTTTATTGAACGCGCCATTGATAATGTCATGGAAGCCGTTCGTGATGGTGGCATTATGGTGGTGATTATCCTTTTTATCTTCTTGATGAATTGGCGAATTACTTTTATTACTCTCACTGCCATTCCTTTATCCATGGCTTTGACGGTACTCGTCTTCTCCATTTTTGATGTATCAATAAACACCATGACTCTTGGAGGTATTGCCGTTGCAATTGGCGCCTTAGTGGATGATGCCATTGTAGATGTTGAAAATGTTTTTAGAAGATTAAAAGAAAATCACCTCAAGGATATCAGTTTACGCGAAAATGCCTTATCCGTTATTTTCAAAGCTTCATCAGAAGTCCGTAAACCGATTGTTATTGGCACCTTACTGGTCATGGTCGTCTATCTCCCTTTATTTTTTCTAACGGGAATGGAAGGTAAATTATTTACTCCTATCGGGGCATCTTATATTATCTCTGTGCTAGCCTCTCTCTTTGTTTCTTTGACGGTTACACCTGTACTTTGTTACTTTTTACTTCCGAATTCACTTTCAAAAAGTTCGGATAAAGAGACTTTCGTGGTACGTACGCTCAAAGTAATTGTGGCGAAAGTGATTGCTGTTAGTATTCGCCGCGCAAAAACTGTTTTAGTTCTCCTCGTTATAGCGCTTGGTATCAGCATTGCTTTCCTCTTGACGCGAGGGACTCAATTCCTACCTCCTTTTAATGAAGGTGTCGCGCAGGTTAACTTAGTTCTTCCTCCAGATACTGGTCTCGATACTTCTAATGCTTATGGTTTACGTCTAGAGAAGTTATTGACTGGAATCAATGGCATTAAAAATGTCACTCGACGTACGGGCCGATCCGAAGGAGATGAACATGCGGAGGGAGTAAATACCTCCGAAATCATCATCAGCTTTGATCCCAAAGTTGAACGCCAACCTGAAGATATCATTGCAGAAATCCGCCAAGAAATCGATGCTGAATTTCCTGGTGTCGCTTATGCGATTGATCAACCCTTAGCGCATTTACTTTCGGCTATGCTTTCAGGAGTCAAAGCTCAAGTCGCGGTTAAAATATTTGGCCCTGATTTAAATATTTTACGCTCTCTCGCAAAAGATGTCGAGCAAGTATTAAAGCCCGTAGATGGCGTCAAAGACTTAATTGTAGAGCCACAAGTCTTGATCCCCAATATTTCGATAGAACCCAAACGTGATAGCCTCGCCTTACATAGCTTAAGTGTGGATGATGTGGGTAAAACTGTCGAACTATCACTAGGTGGGGAAACAGTCTCTCGCTTTATCCAAGGTCAATTTACTTACCCGATCATTTTACGACTTAAAGAAGAAAATCGACAATCCTTGGACGACATTCGCAATCTTTATGTGCGTAAAGATAATGGTGAGCTCATTCGTTTAGCCGATTTAGCTGATGTGAAGCAAACTTTGAGTTCTAATAATATTAAGCACGAGAATGTTGGTCGACGTATTATTGTGCAACATAATGTCGCCGGGCGCTCTCTCGGTGAAGTCGTTGCAGATGTAGATGTCGCACTCGAATCGGTGCGTGAACGCATCAAGGGCTTAAAGGGTTATTCCTTAAGAATCAGTGGCCAATTCGAAGCTCAACGCAAAGCAACAAAGCGAATTTTATTGCTCAGTATTGTCTCCTTACTCTGCATGGTTTTAATTCTCTATATGCATTTCAAGTCTATTAACCTCAGCCTACAGGTGATGATAAGTATTCCCATGGCCTTTTTGGGTGCCGTCACTTATTTAGCCATTAGCAAACAAACTCTCTCAGTTGCAACGCTAGTTGGTTTAATTTCTCTAGGGGGTATTGCGGCCCGAAATGCGATTTTACTCTTGGATCATTACATTCACTTATGTCGTAAAGAACAAATTAAATTTACTCCCGAATTAATTATCCAAGCAGGACAAGAACGTATGGTTCCAGTCATTATGACCGCGCTCACTAGTGGCATAGCACTGATTCCCCTCGCCTTAGCTCCTGGCCAACCTGGTAAAGAAATTCTTTATCCAGTTGCCACGGTAATTATCGGCGGACTCATCTCGAGTACCATACTCGAATTCATTGTTAGTCCTGCCGCGTTTTGGCTCTTTGGGAAAAAAGCTGCTGAAAAGACTGCCGATCCCGAAAAAATAGATTTCGATTTTAAATAA
- a CDS encoding DUF1653 domain-containing protein: MKKGIYRHYKGNFYQVIDVAKDSETEEDFVIYRPMYGERALWIRPLAMFSEIIERDGASVQRFSFHSEKK, translated from the coding sequence ATGAAAAAAGGTATTTACCGTCATTATAAAGGGAACTTTTATCAAGTCATTGATGTGGCAAAGGATAGTGAAACAGAAGAAGACTTTGTGATTTATAGACCCATGTATGGGGAAAGAGCTTTATGGATTCGTCCTTTAGCGATGTTTTCTGAAATCATTGAGCGTGATGGTGCATCTGTACAACGCTTTAGTTTTCATTCCGAGAAAAAATAA
- a CDS encoding phytochelatin synthase family protein — MPKVLLTISLLLFWGCTNHTELSIHSQVKNVHSISSSEGQDLFQTIDQELYLKTKKYWQAQRKNYCGVCSLTIAGNTLNQNNHIDQDNFFDNMVAEEVILPATVAKMGMTLRELHEATVRRLVNIKVAKHYAHISGLDLFRLQLKNLNTDTQLIVNFSRQSLKGEGMRSGHFSLATAYDAKSRKVLILEVQSSRESFWVQDKDLYNAMLAVDPVSKIPRGWLLLNKEK; from the coding sequence ATGCCCAAAGTACTACTTACAATTTCACTCCTTTTATTTTGGGGTTGTACCAACCACACAGAACTGAGTATTCACTCTCAAGTAAAAAATGTTCACAGTATTTCTTCAAGTGAAGGTCAAGACTTATTTCAGACTATCGACCAAGAACTCTATCTGAAAACTAAAAAATACTGGCAAGCCCAAAGAAAAAATTACTGTGGTGTTTGCTCACTGACAATTGCAGGCAATACACTTAATCAAAATAACCACATTGATCAAGATAACTTTTTTGATAATATGGTAGCTGAAGAAGTTATCCTCCCTGCGACGGTCGCAAAAATGGGAATGACCCTGCGAGAACTTCATGAAGCCACCGTTCGTCGCCTTGTAAATATAAAAGTAGCAAAGCATTACGCTCACATATCTGGCTTAGATCTCTTTCGTTTGCAGCTAAAAAACTTAAATACTGATACTCAACTCATCGTCAACTTTTCTCGGCAATCACTGAAGGGCGAGGGCATGCGCTCTGGACACTTCTCTTTAGCCACGGCTTACGATGCCAAATCGCGAAAAGTTTTAATTCTCGAAGTCCAATCAAGTCGTGAATCCTTTTGGGTTCAAGATAAAGATCTCTACAATGCCATGCTCGCAGTAGACCCCGTCAGCAAAATCCCGCGTGGCTGGTTACTTTTAAACAAGGAAAAATAA